From Anaerolineales bacterium, one genomic window encodes:
- a CDS encoding proton-conducting transporter membrane subunit → MSVPLIILILTGILAIVVLPFRRRLGLTASIASVGALLIGGFTLLATLEEPFVLLGASLKWSTTWRLLGRSMVLDQGNRAAVAFMYLVGSFIFGGVWIARPNRTFIFVGIISIGVVAASFMIQPFLFAAIFLEITAMGAVLILSSRESSSQSGSVRLLVLYTIGMVSILIAGWILESQGVTPATPELAIRATILLALGFCVLMAVPPFHIWLPGVAEQSNPYALAFVTILLQSAGVFFLLRFLDSFVWLRENLGLFQGIRVAAIVMICLGSIWALAQHSLRKIMAYALVSDFGVTLLAIGTNTPAGFQLAIDMVVVRAISLTMLGIGLATIENYKPELKEDFKYKGAAYYSPISVVAVITGLLSVAGFPLSAGFPGRWALIEALLNADLIAGLSVILSLACIGAIALRWLRIFLSTDYEGKRMVMPIFERGFMIAGVAFCLLLGIFPQLSYPWVVEAAAGMTQLFP, encoded by the coding sequence ATGAGCGTGCCGTTGATCATCCTGATACTGACTGGGATACTGGCGATCGTGGTTCTACCCTTCCGAAGGCGATTGGGGTTGACGGCTTCAATCGCATCTGTTGGGGCGTTGCTGATCGGGGGGTTTACGTTGTTAGCCACGCTGGAAGAACCTTTTGTCTTACTCGGCGCTTCGTTGAAATGGAGCACAACCTGGCGATTGCTTGGAAGGTCGATGGTCCTGGATCAGGGAAATCGAGCGGCTGTTGCGTTCATGTATCTCGTTGGAAGCTTTATTTTTGGCGGTGTTTGGATTGCGCGCCCAAATCGAACTTTTATCTTCGTAGGGATCATATCGATCGGCGTGGTAGCAGCATCCTTTATGATCCAACCATTCTTGTTTGCAGCGATATTCCTTGAAATCACTGCAATGGGAGCGGTTCTCATTCTCTCGTCCAGAGAATCAAGTTCTCAATCCGGAAGTGTCCGATTACTCGTACTCTACACCATCGGAATGGTTTCCATCCTCATTGCGGGTTGGATTCTCGAAAGTCAGGGCGTCACACCGGCAACGCCGGAATTAGCCATTAGAGCGACGATTCTACTTGCGCTTGGCTTCTGCGTACTCATGGCAGTGCCGCCGTTTCATATCTGGCTCCCCGGCGTGGCGGAACAATCGAACCCGTATGCTCTGGCGTTCGTTACGATACTGCTTCAAAGTGCTGGCGTGTTTTTCCTGCTGCGTTTCCTCGACTCCTTTGTCTGGCTTCGCGAGAATCTCGGCTTGTTTCAAGGGATTCGCGTCGCCGCAATTGTCATGATTTGTCTGGGCAGCATCTGGGCGCTTGCGCAGCATTCACTTCGAAAGATCATGGCCTACGCGCTGGTTTCGGATTTCGGCGTGACCTTGTTGGCCATCGGAACAAATACACCAGCGGGGTTCCAATTGGCCATCGATATGGTAGTCGTTCGTGCGATCAGCCTTACCATGCTGGGTATCGGATTGGCGACGATTGAGAATTACAAGCCTGAATTGAAAGAAGACTTCAAGTATAAGGGAGCGGCGTATTACTCGCCGATCTCCGTTGTGGCCGTAATAACGGGGCTGCTTTCCGTGGCGGGATTTCCATTATCGGCAGGTTTTCCGGGAAGATGGGCGCTGATCGAAGCATTGCTGAATGCCGATTTAATAGCGGGTTTGTCTGTGATTTTATCGCTTGCGTGTATCGGAGCCATTGCGTTGAGATGGCTGCGAATATTCCTTTCGACGGACTACGAAGGTAAACGAATGGTGATGCCGATTTTTGAAAGAGGTTTCATGATCGCCGGTGTAGCCTTCTGCTTGTTACTTGGCATTTTCCCCCAGTTGAGTTATCCGTGGGTCGTCGAAGCAGCGGCCGGGATGACCCAATTGTTTCCGTAA
- the selB gene encoding selenocysteine-specific translation elongation factor: MKVIGTAGHVDHGKSRLIWALTGINPDRLKEEQDREMTIDLGFAWMELPDGETVGIIDVPGHRDFIDNMLAGVGAIDAALIVIAADEGVMPQTREHLAILDLLDVHRGVVALTKVDLVEDEEWLDLVTDEIRELLAPTRLASAPIVPLSSETGIGLDRLVSVLREVLDESEERKNVGRPRLPIDRVFTISGFGTIVTGTLIDGELSVGQEAVVLPGGQKTRIRGLQTHMQKIETAVPGSRVAANLTGIEVAELERGDVVALPDTYVETQNIEVHYRHLKDAAAKLKHNMQLRLFTGSAQREARVRLLARDELNPRESGWLQLILDKPIVAARGDRFILRWPSPGATLGGGVILEPHPAHLRKRFDERNITRLEKLLQGNTADILAQSLDDLGPVTLRKALVHARIEEGKEEQAIADLIGQKKIIVLSGEATAEFPKTEDVVISRGAWENFALRLRHLLETFHQHSPLRLGMPVEELKAKLNLPARLFPVMLNRAADANVVAIENDRVSIHGYKVELSKQQETAIDELLHVFEQNPYSTPSVKESSQLIGDDLYRYLIESGTLIQLSKDVVLRSTDFEAFVSEIKQFLEKGNSITVAQVRDKFQTSRKYALAIMEYMDSVGITMRKGDERILAS, from the coding sequence ATGAAGGTCATTGGAACTGCCGGACACGTGGATCATGGCAAGTCGCGTTTGATCTGGGCGCTGACCGGTATTAACCCCGACCGCTTGAAGGAAGAACAAGATCGAGAAATGACCATCGACCTCGGTTTTGCCTGGATGGAATTGCCGGACGGGGAGACGGTGGGCATTATCGATGTCCCCGGCCATCGGGATTTCATCGACAACATGCTCGCAGGCGTTGGTGCGATCGACGCCGCATTGATCGTGATCGCCGCCGACGAAGGGGTTATGCCGCAGACCCGAGAGCATCTGGCAATACTCGATTTGCTGGACGTCCACCGCGGAGTTGTAGCGCTTACGAAGGTGGATCTGGTCGAGGATGAGGAATGGCTCGATTTGGTCACGGATGAAATACGGGAGCTGCTGGCGCCGACCAGGCTTGCTTCGGCGCCGATCGTACCGCTTTCGAGCGAGACCGGTATCGGCCTCGATCGATTGGTAAGCGTGCTTCGGGAAGTGTTGGATGAAAGCGAAGAACGAAAGAACGTAGGACGGCCGAGACTTCCAATCGACCGAGTTTTCACGATTTCAGGATTTGGGACGATCGTGACGGGAACGCTGATCGATGGGGAATTGAGTGTCGGGCAGGAGGCCGTAGTGCTTCCCGGCGGGCAAAAAACACGTATCCGTGGTTTGCAAACGCATATGCAGAAAATTGAGACGGCTGTTCCCGGAAGTCGCGTTGCGGCAAATCTGACGGGCATTGAAGTCGCAGAATTAGAACGGGGAGACGTCGTTGCGCTTCCGGATACGTACGTGGAGACGCAAAATATCGAGGTGCATTACCGGCATTTGAAAGACGCGGCCGCAAAGCTGAAGCACAATATGCAACTGAGATTGTTCACCGGGTCAGCGCAGCGAGAAGCCCGCGTGCGCCTTCTCGCTCGCGATGAACTAAATCCCAGGGAGTCAGGCTGGCTGCAACTCATCCTGGACAAACCCATCGTTGCTGCTCGCGGGGATCGGTTTATCCTCCGCTGGCCTTCACCCGGAGCTACGCTGGGGGGCGGCGTGATACTCGAGCCGCATCCCGCGCATTTACGAAAACGCTTCGATGAAAGAAATATCACGAGACTGGAGAAATTGCTGCAAGGAAATACTGCGGACATCCTCGCCCAATCGCTCGACGATCTTGGCCCCGTCACGCTTCGAAAGGCGCTCGTGCATGCGAGAATCGAGGAGGGGAAAGAAGAACAGGCCATCGCGGATCTCATTGGTCAGAAGAAAATTATCGTGTTGAGCGGCGAAGCGACAGCAGAATTTCCAAAAACAGAGGACGTCGTCATCAGCCGCGGGGCTTGGGAGAATTTTGCCTTGCGGCTGCGGCATCTTCTCGAAACATTCCACCAACACAGCCCTCTGCGTTTGGGTATGCCCGTGGAAGAACTCAAAGCGAAACTGAACCTTCCCGCAAGACTTTTTCCAGTCATGCTGAATAGAGCTGCGGACGCTAACGTCGTCGCTATTGAAAACGATCGAGTTTCTATTCATGGGTATAAAGTCGAATTATCCAAACAGCAGGAAACGGCAATCGACGAATTGCTGCATGTGTTTGAGCAGAATCCGTACTCGACACCCAGCGTCAAGGAGAGCAGCCAACTGATCGGAGACGATTTGTATCGGTATTTGATTGAATCCGGAACGCTGATACAGTTGTCGAAGGACGTTGTTCTACGTTCGACCGACTTCGAGGCCTTCGTGTCAGAAATAAAACAATTCCTCGAGAAAGGGAACAGCATTACGGTCGCCCAGGTACGCGATAAGTTCCAAACTTCAAGAAAATATGCACTGGCCATCATGGAATACATGGATTCGGTCGGCATAACGATGAGAAAAGGGGACGAGCGTATCCTTGCCTCGTAG
- a CDS encoding histidine phosphatase family protein produces the protein MKRLFLVRHGLSVANREHIVQGQTDYPLSEEGRIQSRKLAEYLSTSIDSPAAILSSSLMRARETAEILAQQFGGKVEYDEIWMERRLGKAQGQNYETVRSWYTSDGVPSPYEPIHGDGESWLELFIRAGHALLTLMNRPAGTYIVVSHGGFLNAILRAILGLAPHGGRTFPPKFVFENTGFAQVEYDEVYASWQIVRLNATPHLEEETS, from the coding sequence ATGAAAAGGCTGTTCCTCGTAAGACACGGTCTTTCGGTGGCAAACCGCGAACACATCGTACAAGGTCAAACCGATTATCCACTTTCGGAAGAAGGACGAATTCAATCCCGGAAACTTGCGGAGTACTTATCGACGTCGATCGATTCACCCGCTGCCATCCTTTCCAGTTCACTCATGCGCGCGCGAGAGACTGCTGAAATCCTCGCCCAGCAATTCGGCGGCAAGGTGGAATATGACGAAATATGGATGGAGCGCAGGTTGGGCAAAGCACAAGGCCAGAATTACGAAACCGTCAGGTCCTGGTACACATCGGACGGCGTGCCTTCTCCGTATGAGCCCATTCATGGCGACGGAGAAAGCTGGCTCGAGCTATTTATTCGCGCCGGTCATGCACTACTCACACTCATGAATCGACCAGCAGGCACTTACATCGTCGTGTCTCACGGCGGTTTCCTTAACGCCATTCTGCGCGCCATCTTGGGACTGGCGCCACACGGTGGCCGGACTTTTCCTCCTAAATTCGTCTTCGAGAACACCGGATTTGCACAAGTGGAGTACGATGAAGTCTATGCCAGTTGGCAAATCGTAAGGCTTAACGCTACACCCCACCTCGAAGAAGAAACTTCTTAG
- a CDS encoding anaerobic glycerol-3-phosphate dehydrogenase subunit C, with amino-acid sequence MNQEFLAADQCLKCNICTAACPVAKVTDLFLGPKAVGPQAYRFRHPHASLPDVSEAWCSSCGTCSLVCPHDVPVAEMIAKMKERSAGEVSLRDRIISRPETLGRLASRFTGLANSLFRSPAVRSMLDKYLGISSKAVLPTFSRTNLRRSLRDYSVKTPNRLEEISRLTVGYFHGCSTNYFEPGIGEFTIAILERLGLYVFLPPQVCCGLPLQSNGLFDAARKLANQNIRYLEPFLREKIPIVGTSPSCTLALKHDYRTILGIDTEESNLLANSTYDFFEFILLFMSDELSRIKLRPVPARALYHPPCQLRSHGIGTPALSILRNIPGLELEVSDFACCGAAGTYGMKSERFEIAYAIGERLFRKAIETNADFIMSDSETCRWWIAEHTNLPAYHPLEILARSMGIV; translated from the coding sequence ATGAACCAAGAGTTCCTCGCTGCGGACCAATGCCTCAAATGCAACATATGCACGGCTGCGTGCCCCGTCGCAAAAGTGACGGATCTATTCCTCGGTCCAAAAGCCGTCGGTCCTCAGGCTTACCGGTTCCGGCATCCGCATGCATCCCTGCCGGACGTAAGCGAAGCATGGTGCTCGAGCTGTGGCACGTGCTCGCTCGTTTGCCCGCATGACGTCCCGGTGGCAGAAATGATCGCCAAGATGAAGGAACGGTCGGCAGGCGAGGTCTCGTTGAGAGATCGAATCATTTCGCGCCCCGAAACCTTGGGGCGACTCGCTTCGAGATTCACGGGCCTTGCGAATTCTCTGTTTAGATCACCCGCTGTGCGTTCCATGCTCGATAAATATCTTGGCATCAGCAGCAAAGCGGTGCTCCCGACTTTCTCACGGACGAATTTGCGTCGGTCGCTGCGCGATTATTCTGTCAAAACGCCGAATCGCCTCGAAGAAATATCCCGTCTCACCGTCGGTTATTTTCACGGTTGCAGTACGAATTATTTCGAACCCGGAATCGGTGAATTTACGATCGCGATTCTCGAAAGGCTTGGATTGTACGTGTTTCTACCCCCTCAGGTTTGCTGCGGCTTACCACTCCAATCCAATGGACTTTTCGATGCCGCACGTAAACTCGCCAATCAAAACATCAGATATCTGGAACCATTTCTACGGGAGAAAATCCCGATTGTGGGAACCAGCCCTTCCTGTACGCTGGCGCTAAAGCATGACTACCGCACCATTCTCGGGATCGATACAGAAGAGTCGAATCTACTCGCGAACTCGACCTACGATTTCTTTGAATTTATTCTTCTATTCATGAGCGATGAACTTTCGCGAATTAAACTCAGACCCGTGCCGGCTCGTGCTCTTTATCACCCGCCATGCCAATTGCGCAGCCACGGGATTGGTACACCCGCATTATCGATCCTGCGCAATATCCCCGGGCTGGAACTCGAAGTATCCGATTTCGCCTGCTGTGGAGCGGCAGGCACCTACGGCATGAAGTCCGAACGCTTCGAGATTGCTTATGCGATTGGAGAGAGGTTATTTCGCAAGGCGATCGAAACGAACGCCGACTTCATTATGTCGGATTCGGAAACATGCCGTTGGTGGATCGCAGAACACACGAACCTGCCTGCATACCACCCCCTTGAAATACTCGCTCGTTCGATGGGAATCGTATGA
- the glpB gene encoding anaerobic glycerol-3-phosphate dehydrogenase subunit GlpB: protein MTDVLIVGAGLSGLFASIVAVKHGARVTLVASGNGGLSLSHGCIDVWSGSPPSRVLSRLRKSHPYRLAGKRALNDAVDMLDEISRNADYPLLGSLSKATLLPTAFGAIHTTAYAPASLAQTSIQKGKPISIGTIPGLRDFFPDLLAKNIEMNGYTVERTIQLPLPGAAPRRDLYATDLAQRFENPSDWVSIARLWKPRLAGVDRLGIPAVLGIHDSHRIFTAFQDFLDIGIFEIPTPPPSLPGLRLEKILSAAATKMGVDIILGSSATGRIERSKKVRRVSGVVLHTTGGEHNLDARGVILATGGFLNGGLAARRDGNIVETVFNLPVQHSEDRQAWLASSPFEEQPYEKFGLLVNSRMQPLDLHGDPVFENLYAAVVIISGADRQCEGSRQGIDLATAYRAAEAALE, encoded by the coding sequence GTGACGGACGTGCTGATTGTTGGAGCCGGCCTTAGCGGATTATTCGCATCCATTGTCGCCGTAAAACACGGCGCCCGCGTTACGCTGGTCGCTTCAGGCAACGGTGGACTTTCCCTCTCGCATGGCTGCATCGATGTGTGGTCTGGTTCTCCGCCATCCAGGGTACTTTCCCGTCTCAGGAAATCACATCCGTATCGATTGGCCGGAAAACGCGCCCTCAACGACGCCGTTGATATGCTCGATGAGATATCGAGGAATGCAGACTACCCGCTCCTTGGGAGCCTCTCGAAAGCGACGCTCCTGCCGACCGCATTTGGCGCAATCCACACCACTGCATATGCGCCGGCATCTTTAGCCCAGACAAGCATCCAAAAGGGCAAACCGATCTCGATCGGCACGATTCCCGGACTGCGGGATTTCTTCCCGGACCTGCTGGCCAAGAACATCGAAATGAACGGCTACACAGTCGAGCGTACAATCCAGCTCCCACTCCCAGGAGCAGCACCTCGCCGCGATCTCTACGCCACAGATCTTGCTCAGCGATTTGAAAATCCCTCAGATTGGGTGTCGATTGCCAGGCTGTGGAAACCGCGCCTCGCAGGTGTTGATCGTCTCGGCATCCCTGCGGTGCTCGGCATTCATGATTCCCATCGTATCTTTACGGCTTTCCAAGACTTCCTCGATATTGGAATTTTTGAAATCCCCACTCCGCCGCCAAGCCTACCGGGGCTGCGCCTGGAAAAGATACTATCTGCCGCGGCGACCAAAATGGGAGTCGACATCATCCTCGGCTCATCCGCAACGGGACGTATAGAACGCAGCAAGAAAGTCCGGCGCGTATCCGGTGTCGTCCTTCACACCACGGGGGGCGAACACAATCTCGATGCTCGCGGCGTAATCCTGGCGACCGGCGGTTTCCTAAACGGAGGTCTGGCTGCTAGGCGGGATGGGAATATCGTCGAGACTGTTTTCAATCTTCCCGTTCAGCATTCAGAGGATCGTCAAGCCTGGCTTGCATCCTCACCCTTCGAGGAGCAGCCCTACGAGAAATTCGGTTTGCTCGTCAATTCACGCATGCAGCCTCTCGATCTGCATGGCGATCCGGTTTTCGAAAATCTGTATGCTGCGGTCGTCATCATTTCAGGCGCGGATCGACAGTGCGAAGGTTCGCGCCAGGGCATTGATCTCGCAACTGCATATCGTGCCGCGGAGGCTGCACTCGAATGA
- a CDS encoding FAD-dependent oxidoreductase, translated as MPSFSTELLVVGAGATGLGVAWDACLRGIKVVVVDQGGIGQGTSGRYHGLLHSGGRYATTDPDIARECAVENSILRHIVPHVIEDSGGLYVSLNTDPPDYAPEWFRTCQEIGIDVERIAPEEALKLEPSLTKDIARTFLLNDGALDSFDLLNSLAESIRQIGGQIWLHHRLKGFVIEDNRIVAAQLFAENEQETIQVGADIVVNAAGPWTNEVTSFAGINIPITHSRGTLIAMANRTVDHVIHRCRPPASGDAIVPIGSVMVIGTTDVPVSSAEDLAIDPSEIDFLLHHGEELIPGLSTRRALRAWSGIRPLHDPGRHTPDTTRDVSRSHVLIDHAITDSISGLLTIFGGKLTTFRYMAEQVVDVVAKELHVEEECSTHSVLIYPQRKNYLLLTDRAKHLYQPCQAINDSVICECEIVTHSDVETSLRSGDQFSLDNLRSETRLGMGPCQAAFCAVRACALANQSHETQEMLRDFFSFLDRCWKGTLPLAGGQSMRQMTLARRIYLELLDVQQFMDDDS; from the coding sequence ATGCCCTCATTTTCGACTGAATTGCTTGTCGTTGGCGCCGGCGCCACGGGTCTGGGGGTTGCCTGGGATGCATGCCTGCGCGGGATAAAAGTTGTCGTTGTGGATCAAGGCGGCATCGGCCAAGGTACTTCGGGACGGTACCACGGGCTGCTGCATTCGGGTGGGCGCTACGCAACCACGGATCCCGATATCGCTCGCGAGTGCGCCGTCGAAAATTCAATTCTGCGGCACATCGTACCTCACGTTATTGAAGATTCTGGTGGGCTTTACGTTTCCTTGAACACTGACCCTCCGGATTATGCCCCCGAGTGGTTCCGCACCTGCCAAGAAATTGGTATCGATGTAGAACGCATAGCGCCTGAGGAAGCGCTTAAACTCGAACCGTCACTGACCAAAGACATTGCCCGTACGTTTTTACTCAACGATGGCGCATTGGATTCCTTCGATCTTCTGAACAGCCTGGCCGAATCGATCCGCCAGATCGGAGGCCAGATCTGGCTGCATCACCGGCTAAAGGGTTTCGTAATCGAGGACAATCGAATCGTTGCCGCACAGCTCTTTGCAGAAAACGAACAGGAAACGATTCAAGTTGGCGCTGATATTGTGGTCAATGCTGCCGGACCCTGGACCAACGAAGTCACCTCGTTCGCAGGGATCAACATACCCATCACACACAGCAGGGGTACCTTGATCGCGATGGCGAACAGGACGGTCGACCACGTGATCCACCGCTGTCGTCCCCCCGCGAGTGGTGATGCGATCGTCCCCATCGGATCGGTGATGGTAATTGGCACCACAGATGTTCCGGTCTCCTCTGCTGAGGACCTCGCCATAGATCCATCCGAAATCGATTTTCTACTCCATCATGGCGAGGAACTAATCCCAGGCTTATCTACCCGTAGAGCGCTGCGAGCCTGGTCGGGCATTCGCCCTCTACATGATCCCGGCCGGCATACTCCGGATACGACCAGAGACGTCTCGCGTTCTCACGTTCTAATCGATCACGCCATTACGGACAGTATCTCCGGATTGCTCACGATCTTTGGTGGGAAACTGACCACGTTCCGGTACATGGCGGAGCAAGTGGTTGACGTTGTGGCAAAAGAACTCCACGTCGAGGAAGAATGTTCTACACATTCCGTGCTTATATACCCGCAGCGAAAGAATTATTTACTGCTTACGGATCGGGCAAAGCATTTATACCAACCCTGCCAGGCGATCAACGATTCCGTGATTTGTGAATGCGAAATCGTTACGCATTCGGATGTAGAGACCTCACTTCGATCTGGAGATCAATTCAGTCTGGATAATTTACGGAGTGAAACGCGTTTGGGAATGGGACCTTGTCAGGCTGCTTTTTGCGCCGTTCGCGCGTGTGCGCTGGCCAACCAATCACATGAAACACAGGAGATGCTGCGTGACTTCTTCTCATTCCTAGATCGGTGCTGGAAAGGTACGCTTCCCCTCGCCGGGGGGCAGAGCATGCGGCAGATGACTCTTGCGCGTCGAATTTACCTCGAACTACTCGATGTTCAGCAATTTATGGATGATGATTCGTGA
- a CDS encoding GNAT family N-acetyltransferase, which translates to MLEQIALLHTEAGFSVTSTEIKNRIDDLPKSDRLLLAVSGEHLIGYAHLRVTCDLYHEKAAEIASIIVRKPYRKQYIGRRLIKAAETWARQSGLPRVLLRVDHNKGDLIFFALAMEYEEDRNLLELNRELNETS; encoded by the coding sequence TTGCTCGAACAAATTGCCTTGCTTCACACAGAAGCAGGTTTTTCTGTAACCTCTACAGAAATTAAAAATCGCATCGACGATTTACCAAAATCGGACCGCCTTCTTCTTGCGGTTTCCGGCGAGCATCTTATTGGCTATGCGCATTTGCGTGTTACGTGCGACCTGTACCATGAAAAAGCGGCGGAAATCGCTTCCATCATCGTGCGGAAACCGTATCGAAAACAATACATCGGTCGTCGTTTGATCAAGGCCGCAGAAACGTGGGCGCGCCAGTCCGGATTGCCGCGCGTATTGCTGCGGGTGGACCACAACAAAGGAGACTTGATTTTTTTCGCCCTTGCCATGGAATATGAAGAGGACCGAAATCTTCTCGAATTGAACCGCGAGCTCAATGAAACTTCCTGA
- the fmt gene encoding methionyl-tRNA formyltransferase, which yields MRIVFVGSPEFALPSLDALHENFNVVGVITQPDRPAGRGRNPHPPAVKSYAVQHEIHFIQPLKVREAEVQTQLETWKADVAVVAAYGQILPASLLDIPVHGFINVHASLLPRWRGAAPVQAAILHGDTVTGITIMKMDPGMDTGPIISQSEVDIGEEETAGELLSRLSHVGAKLLIDTLPTYLEGKIDVTPQNDQKATYAPLIRKSDGKFTPVQRAVYVARQVRAYEPWPGSYFEWDDKRVRVLKAHALPSNSAEIGSLVEVDGFPAIRMEEGVLVLDVLQISGKKALSGDTFLRGARDFLGSRIGL from the coding sequence ATGCGAATCGTATTCGTTGGCTCTCCGGAGTTCGCCCTTCCCAGTCTGGATGCTTTACACGAAAATTTTAACGTCGTCGGGGTGATTACACAGCCGGACCGTCCTGCCGGAAGAGGACGAAACCCGCATCCGCCTGCGGTGAAATCTTACGCTGTCCAACACGAGATTCATTTCATCCAGCCGCTTAAGGTCCGCGAAGCGGAAGTTCAAACGCAGCTCGAGACTTGGAAAGCGGATGTCGCCGTTGTTGCAGCGTATGGGCAAATCCTTCCGGCCTCCCTTCTCGACATCCCCGTCCATGGGTTCATCAACGTGCACGCTTCTCTTCTGCCTCGCTGGCGAGGTGCTGCACCCGTTCAAGCTGCAATACTGCACGGTGACACGGTTACCGGCATCACGATCATGAAAATGGATCCCGGTATGGATACAGGCCCGATTATCTCCCAATCCGAGGTAGATATCGGGGAAGAAGAAACCGCCGGAGAGCTTCTTTCGCGTTTATCTCACGTCGGCGCAAAACTGCTGATCGATACCCTACCAACCTACCTGGAAGGTAAAATCGACGTCACCCCCCAAAACGATCAGAAAGCGACATACGCGCCTCTGATTCGCAAATCGGACGGAAAGTTCACGCCCGTTCAGAGGGCAGTTTATGTCGCCAGACAGGTCCGTGCTTACGAGCCCTGGCCCGGATCCTATTTCGAGTGGGACGATAAACGCGTACGCGTTCTAAAAGCACATGCGCTTCCTTCAAACTCGGCCGAGATCGGCAGTCTTGTCGAAGTCGACGGCTTTCCGGCAATCCGTATGGAGGAGGGAGTGCTCGTGCTCGATGTACTCCAGATTTCGGGCAAGAAGGCACTGTCCGGTGACACGTTCTTGCGAGGAGCGAGGGATTTTCTTGGATCCAGGATTGGACTGTAA